In the genome of Phycodurus eques isolate BA_2022a chromosome 22, UOR_Pequ_1.1, whole genome shotgun sequence, the window GTTCGGACACATGAACCTTCTGGTGGATCTTGTTTACCGAAGCTTCCGGGTCTGGAGCGATTAGCCAATGAAAGGTCGCGTCCTCCACAGGCAAAACAGCCACTCAGAGCTGGCGATGTTCAGCTCATTAGCGCGGCCAATCAAATGGCAGCTTCTTCAAGCAGCTCCTCTGCCATTTGTAAACACGTGTCTGTACCTTCCCGTTTCTTTCAGCGGATAAAATCCATAATCTGTAAGATATTCTCTTTAGAACAGCGCATTGTGTCATTTAGAGTCGCGATTGTAATATTGCGAACTTTCACGTCTGTTTTGAGTTATTTAAAAAGCGTATCAGACATATAGCTAACGAGCTAGCTGACGTTAGATTTGCTTTTGCTTCCTTTGCTCCCATTTAGCatagaaaaacagaatatagaatTTGTACGAATATAGTGTTATTTAACAGATTGTGGTCACCTTAACAAcatgcaatgttttgttttcatgtaatattttttagaaCTGTCGTCATATACATTAGCTTCACACCCCTAATCATATTGACAACATATACACTGTACATGCCTGAGATCTGATTTAATTTGttactggtgttttttttccagaacaaaATGGCCAAAAGCTTGCGGAGTAAGTGGAAGAGGAAGATGCGAGcggagaaaaggaagaagaacgCCCCCAAGGAGCTGGCCCGCCTCAAACTAGCCCTCAGTCTGGGCAAGAAAGGTGAGGATGCCGTGATGAGCGACATGCAGGAGATCGCCACTGTGGTCCCGGTCGAAAAGATCAAGAAGGAGCCCGACGTCAACATGGCGGGAGACGGAGAGGACGGTGAGCGAGGTCGTCCATCTTCACGCTGACTTTGTAAATacacaattaataaaaattttTATCACTTGTGCCACAGATGGTGGCATGGACTTGGACAGCAAGCGCAACAAGAAGACACTTCTGAATGAGCATGGACAGTATCCGGTGTGGATGAGCCAGCGACAGGCCAAGAAGCTGAAGACCAAGAGGATGGCACAGAAGGTCGgcaaaggaaaaacaaacaagaagaagaaggggatTGCCTGGTGAAAAGCAAAGAAACCAAAGACACTCTGCTGAAGATCACTCCATCCATGTGCAACATAGGCTCTGTTTATTGGGATGGAACAGCAGCAACACTTTGGACACAAAGTATATTTTGATTTCTTCACTCGTGTGCTTAAAAGATTAAATTTCATGTAAAATATATCCAAACAATGTAACAACAAACAATGATTTACCAATTGTCCCCATTTTGAAATCATAAAAAGCTTAGAATTGCAATAAAAGTCCTGGACCACAGACTTATTGAATGGGTGTTGGTAAACAAAGGGATGGGCATAGTAAAGTCACTCCAAAATAttggttgaaattatttttgtttatgctACTCTTAGCATAGATCACACACTTTTTGCAACATATtcagtattttcatttttctttttacactgtaAGGAGGCAGGAtgtaacaatttttttaaataaaatatactctGTCAAATAATTGGGAAGACAGAATTATTGTATAAACATAATATATAATGGAGGTCTTTCCATAGCTAATGTCATGTTAACTAGAATTGTCCCGATCATGTAATCTGAAATCGGGCCAAACGTAATTTTTAGATGATCGGTATCGGATGAAGACAATCCGGAGGTACAAAGATATTGCCAAATGGAAAGGCAATCGCTTAAACACAATGTAAGCCCAACATTTTGAGTTTCTGTGGTCACGTGAAAAAGACAAGCGGCAGAAAAGCAGCTGGGATACTTTtattcaagtttaaaaaaaaaaaaaggcaatttggATGCGCTCTCTTTTTCTCCTTGATGCATTTGCTAAGGTATTGTATCAGCAGACACTCCAAATCAAGTGACATGGCCTTGTGTGctaaaaaaatgtgatcgggaCAGCCTTATTCTTAACCTTGCAAACTAGTAGCGGTGTCGTGTAAAGACTGAATATATGAacaatttcacacattttaaatggtcGATTATTATGTCCAGCCCCCCAAAAGAAGCTTACACGTCTTATTGAATGTACCCTGCAATGGTTGGTGGCGTCACAGTCTCACTGGATGAGCTGGACGTACACGGCGGGAAACAGGCCGGTGCGTCCGTGGCAGCGTCCCTTCCACCAGCCCTCATCGATCATCTCGATGTCGGTGATGACATCGTCCGGATTGAAGGAGATCTCGTCCACGTCCTCTGCGAAAGTCAGCCAATACATCACCAGAACGCagatatgattaaaaaataaataaaatgacagaaataaagtACCTCCTTGATAGTCATAAATTGCTACGGCTTGGATGTCACCTGACAGCTTCTCATAGTCGTCCGGCGCTgggatatatataaataaaacatttaaaaaactttagctaatttttgctcgcaacaattaaaatgtgtgttgATATCATACCCGACCAAGCTGCGGGGGGCGCCAGGCCAACTTCCTCATAGTCATCCCCTCCCACCTCCACCACAGGGGGCGCCGGCGCCAACTCCTCGTACTCTTCGCCTTCGTCATCCGCTGCGACTTGGTTGTACACGTCGGCATCCTCCGCCTCCTCGACGGGTGGCAAAGGAAGGTCCATTTGCAGGAAGTAGTCCGAGCGCCGAGGCAAAGTAGGAGGCTCGTCGTCGAATGTTTCCGACTAAAGACGGAATTAAAAGTGTAATTGATTTAGAGAGCGCTTCATAAGGGAAAAGGACACATAGTGCCTGTATGGAACTGGGAACCAAATTTGGTAACTTGAGTGGGTGTTCACAAAGAGGAAGTATAACCCCTTGATATGaactattataaatattttttgaaatatttttctcattttcagaAAGCAGGAAAAGTAATGCAAAttgtaataaatgtatatatttaagcATTTTTATATTATAACATTTTTAGAAAGTAGCAAAAATAGTAATGCAAgttgtaataaatattttaattgcatttctttttttttaatattattattctttttagaAAGCAACCAAAGTATTACTATTACAAGTTGCACCATTACTGTTTTGTTAGCATCTGACCTCTGCTTCTTCTGGTATGTTCTGGGAGATCTCCGGTGGCTCTTCACATCCTGCAAGCACTTTTGGAACATCTGCAGGATGGTGGTGGTCCTCTCTGCTCTTCTGCTCCTGCACAGCAAACACATTGGAGTTACTAAaaatccttttttgttttttttgtgtgtggggggggggcggggtgtCACCTGCTGTATGCGTTCTGCTTCCTGtcgctctctcttctctctctcctttctcctgctcttctcttcttctcctcttctccTGTTCTCCTCGTCCGAGGCCTTGGCCAGGCTCTCGAAACGAGCCTTCAGTTTGCCCGCACTGGCGCCGGCTGCGTGACATACATGAATAAGATGCACAGTCAATGATAACCACTTTGttgtatacatttatacatcAATAAAGAACTCACAAGCCTCTACTGGCTGCATCTTTTCATACGCAGAAGCTGGGGGGTCCATCTCTGAGAAGCCAACTGCactcttgaaaaaaaagaaaaagatatatTCATTTAAAGTGTTTAAAATGCTATGACATCTTAATCTTCATACCGTTTACCTAAATAATAAACCCACTGCAGACTGCACAGGCCATTTCAtaatgtattcccccccccaaaaaaaactgaacgAGAGGATTTTTTTAAGTAGCAAAAATAAtatgtaaaagtgaaaaaaaaaagtattcaaattatttaaatacatttcctaGTTATCTAGTTAAAGCAAAGCGTagtaaattgaattgaatgtatttttttttcaattatgttAACTCGCTCACTCACCCTGTCCATGCGTTCCGACTGTACACCATATCGGCCTCCGAAGCCTGCGGAATAATCTGAAAATGTTCCACTGGATTAGCGCGATGTTGTGAACCGGTATTTGTGCCTCTATGTCTGTGTCCTGTCACCTTTTTGGGATTGGTGTTTCTCCGTTTGGCATTTGTAGTCGTAGCCCACGGCGGCTTTGTCCACTTTCTCCTTCTCCACGCCGTATTTGCCCCCGAAGCCTTTGGAATAATCTGCCGCCAGAAGAGGGAGAAAACGTGAGCTATCATTCAGCACGATGAGCGCGATGCGAGCAGCATTGTTCACCCGCCTCTTTGCGACTGATGCTTCTCCGTTTGGCATTTGTAGTCGTAGCCCATGGCGGCTTTGTCCACTTTCTCCTTCTCAACGCCGTATTTGCCCCCGAAGCCTTTGGAATAATCTGCCGCCAGAAGAGGGAGAAAACGTGAGCTATCATTCAGCACGATGAGCGCGATGCGAGCAGCATTGTTCACTCGCCTCTTTGCGACTGATGCTTCTCCGTTTGGCATTTGTAGTCGTAGCCCATGGCGGCTTTGTCCACTTTCTCCTTCTCTACGCCGTATTTACCCCCGAAGCCTTTGGAATAATCTGGAAGGACATGACATGTACATGTGAGACACACTGAAAGAGAAATGAAActttttatattaaataattCTATTTGACTCACCTTTCTGTGACATATGCTTCTGGACTTCACCTTTATACTCAAAACCCACAGCAGACTGCACAGATAACAGAATATTTATGTATTGGATACAGCAGGATTAAGGATtcttattattcattttattcatattcttttattcatatatttttttattttgtatattttttcatgaagaaatacatacatacagtagataaatttaaaaataattgaaagcattattttatatatgctgtgtgaaaaaaacccattaaaaacttacaaaaaaatgcaaacaaaatgtacagtttgcaaaaacttattttcattattcatttGGCAGTAAtttagttatatattttttcaaatgaaattaccacatttaaaaaaaacatttacaaaaaggtaggtttccaaaaaaaatatttgtatcgtTCTTTTAACATTAATATAAtcttaaatacatatttttcaaattaccaaaaaaataaataaaatactgaaaatataaaaagtttgcAAAACAGCTTTTGCAAATCTAAGCATAACAAGTGCAGACAGGAAGTTGCATTCAATAAGTATAAAACATTGACACTTGTCCTCTCACCTTATCAAGACGATCTTTCTCTACGCCAAACTTTCCCCCGAACCCCTTCGCCGCATCTTTCTGGGAACTGTGCTGTTGCACTTGGGCCACGTAGTCGTGTCCCACCGCCACctgcaaaatgctaatttggtTCACTTTTGACAGCAATATGAGCCTTAGGGTGTCAACCACACCTTGTCCATGCGGTCCGTCTCCACGCCGAACTTCCCTCCGTAACCATACGACGCTTTGGGAGTCTTCTGATGTTTCACCTGCTCGTGCTCTGCTGCAACTTTGTGCCTCAGCTCTGCAATGCTGTAAACAAAATCACATTGTAAGTGTCATCAAGATGTGATTTAGGTGGcacttttgcatttaaaatgaaCATATGTATAGACTTGGCTCAAATTTGTCACAGTGCTgttctggtgtgtttttttttttttttgttacttcaCAAGGTGAAGAAGCGCAGAGAAGTAGGGACTCATCTGAGAAACAAGTATGTTTATTGTTCTACTACATTTGGATtggattttgaaaaatgcaattgttcattttctttttacataccATTAGAGCTGGTACCGCAATACGGTGATAGCACTATATTTTTGCTCACGGTTATGATACAGTCAAAATCTGAGGCCTAATGGTAGCATCAGCGTCAAGGAACTATTTGAGtaaattgaggagcttcatttggacaaaagtagtcATTTTTCCCCTTACGCAATTACAGCGAAGCATAAAACTTATTGGGGGGAGTGTAAATTACTCGTAGACTTTGGCTATTTGCGACAAGGTTCAGAGGAGTAATTTGCATCCTCGCCACCACACTGGCCATCAGAGCTTGGTGTCATAGTCCTAATAGTGCTGGCGACCCTCCGTCCTCTCTAATGCAGTATGGTTGGTGTAATCTCATGTTAAATTCCTTATTAGGCGATAACTGGCTCTGCTCTCACTTCCTCTTCCTGTATCTACACAATCCCATGTGACATGTGTAAGCACAGAAAACAGTAAGTGTAGTAGTGGACATGCACGACACCTTCACTTACCTGATGGGCTCTTTGCGGCCAGAACCTTCAATGGTCTTGGCCCCCCACCTCTGCTCCTGCTCCGACACATTATTCTGAAACAGGAAGTGTTTGCGTCAATGCATAACTtgcacccacgcaggcaggaaGTCTTCAGTACCTCAAAGTCTGGGTCCGTCTCCCAGTCGTCGCCTTCTGCAGCCACCTTCATGCTCACATTGTGGCCCACCACTGACTTCCACATCTGCAGGAATAAGGTGCACACAGTAACTGATTCACATTTTCTTAACTTTATCaggaagatggaaaaaaaaaaaaagtgcatgcaCAAgtttaatttccccaaaatgaaaaaaaataaatacatgagggggggggggggggggggaaagctacCTGGTAttcaacaatacaaaaaaatactgagCTTGTTTATTGCTTTTCTCATGTTATCATCTAATATTAATAAATTAGCACATTTAAACATGTTGGTAGCCCACATTATGTTGTCATAGCCATTGTTGTCACTGGCTTTAAAGTTAACCCTCCCCATGTTAATCAACATTACTTTTACATGCATATGCATtgtgggtaaaaaaataaaaatcaatcaaacatgtaaacatgtaaaaacataaaatgaaaaaggaaaGTTCACATTACCTTTTCCGTTCGTCACTTGCCAATAGATTTCCGCGTCTCACTCGATGTTACGCCACAAACGGTACGCGCGCACGAGCAGAGGCGCGTGTACGAGCGGTTGCGAataatatattgtaaaaaaaaaaataataataaagtatatATTAATATAGACACGACATATTTAAAGCATGGTCATCCTAAAAAAATAACGCAGTTTTTAGACTGAAGAAAATGGATCGGCAACGCTGCATTCACATTCTGTCACAAAACTTTTCTACTTTAATGATGTACTGCAATACCGAATATGAACACTTGAGAGCAGAATAACAAAATACGATACAACTAAATCTAAACAAATTTACACGGACAGTtatgtttttctcttctttttggggtgaaataaagaaaaacgaCTCCACTGAAACAAAGAGACTCCAGTTCccactaaaaatatatttttattcaaaacacGGATAAGTCAGCAAAAACGACAAGGATACCTTGTGCGCCCCCTTCCCAAAATGAGTCACACTTAGTGTTCTTAAAACTATTATGACCTGTTTTTGCTGTTCcttcaaacaaatgtacatttagtTGTATCAGGCaataaaaaggaacaaaacaCCAGCAAAACTAAGTATTTAGCgtgatttctttgtttttcttttgaagtgaaataaataaaaactacacTGAAACCGACTCCATCTCCCACTAAAAATACCCTTTTATTCAAAACGCTTGAATATATCAGCAATAACAAGGATACCCTACACCCACCCTTCCGAAAATGGGTTATTTTTGTAGGGAAGTAACAGAAaagcatgttatttttttcctctatgCAGCCCTTTAAAACCGTTTCATACAGTGTACTTGTCCAACAGGAATGATGAAAGCACGAGAGAAAGGACAGAACCATTTCAACTAATGATAAATTTGACAAAATCACAGTATTTTATGATGGGATGGAATGTAGACCGCTAGCAGCTCATCTCATTTGGAATCAATTATCAACATTAGTGAACAGAGAATATTatggaaaagtgtgttttttggggagaaTGCTGAACGGAATGATTGGTAAATTGCACCACACTCAGTTTTTGTGATCACAACAGCAAGTG includes:
- the llph gene encoding protein LLP homolog, producing MAKSLRSKWKRKMRAEKRKKNAPKELARLKLALSLGKKGEDAVMSDMQEIATVVPVEKIKKEPDVNMAGDGEDDGGMDLDSKRNKKTLLNEHGQYPVWMSQRQAKKLKTKRMAQKVGKGKTNKKKKGIAW
- the hcls1 gene encoding src substrate protein p85-like — its product is MWKSVVGHNVSMKVAAEGDDWETDPDFENNVSEQEQRWGAKTIEGSGRKEPISIAELRHKVAAEHEQVKHQKTPKASYGYGGKFGVETDRMDKVAVGHDYVAQVQQHSSQKDAAKGFGGKFGVEKDRLDKSAVGFEYKGEVQKHMSQKDYSKGFGGKYGVEKEKVDKAAMGYDYKCQTEKHQSQRDYSKGFGGKYGVEKEKVDKAAMGYDYKCQTEKHQSQRDYSKGFGGKYGVEKEKVDKAAVGYDYKCQTEKHQSQKDYSAGFGGRYGVQSERMDRSAVGFSEMDPPASAYEKMQPVEASGASAGKLKARFESLAKASDEENRRRGEEEKSRRKEREKRERQEAERIQQEQKSREDHHHPADVPKVLAGCEEPPEISQNIPEEAESETFDDEPPTLPRRSDYFLQMDLPLPPVEEAEDADVYNQVAADDEGEEYEELAPAPPVVEVGGDDYEEVGLAPPAAWSAPDDYEKLSGDIQAVAIYDYQGEDVDEISFNPDDVITDIEMIDEGWWKGRCHGRTGLFPAVYVQLIQ